The Porites lutea chromosome 4, jaPorLute2.1, whole genome shotgun sequence genome contains a region encoding:
- the LOC140934303 gene encoding neuropeptide Y receptor type 1-like, whose product MANLSLNTNSFYDSTSSFNVTLAILYSLIVVIGLLGNCFVITIVGKTRSMITPTNILLVNVAFADIISLIWCPIPLAINLSGKHVSGRAADLICKFFTGYAVTCLTVSVTYQSLVVLALERYYAIVKPFKQPLVASNKSMYYIVGTIWVMAIMSSLPGFIFSEYDEQSRRCLDPWSLEKACKIKWLSVLTAVSSAFFSGCVFFCYFQILKGIFINRTVCSAETASSLHAAMNEKRKLAITSFTVTLTYYLCYVPFLTFEIYISFQSYAAILENYEVLYKAYRIVGFIMYVNSCLNPFFYGFQSSSYRRHFKRIFLNIQPMEGINMFTR is encoded by the coding sequence atggcaaatttgtcTTTAAACACAAACAGTTTCTACGACTCCACGTCATCATTTAACGTGACACTGGCTATTTTGTACTCGCTGATCGTCGTTATAGGTCTTCTAGGGAACTGCTTTGTCATAACCATCGTCGGAAAAACAAGATCAATGATTACTCCTACAAACATCCTACTGGTCAATGTTGCCTTCGCAGATATCATCTCGTTAATCTGGTGTCCCATACCTTTGGCTATTAACTTGTCGGGTAAGCACGTCTCAGGAAGAGCGGCCGACCTCATCTGCAAGTTTTTCACAGGTTACGCTGTCACTTGTCTGACTGTTTCGGTTACCTATCAAAGTTTGGTGGTGTTAGCGTTGGAGCGTTATTATGCAATTGTTAAACCCTTTAAACAACCTCTAGTTGCCTCAAACAAGTCCATGTACTATATCGTTGGTACAATTTGGGTGATGGCAATCATGTCTTCGCTTCCCGGGTTCATTTTTAGCGAATATGACGAACAAAGCAGACGATGTCTTGATCCCTGGTCTCTTGAGAAGGCATGTAAAATAAAATGGCTCTCCGTCTTAACCGCTGTTTCGTCAGCATTTTTTTCTGGTTGCGTATTCTTTTGCtactttcaaattttaaaaggaatatTTATCAACAGAACGGTTTGTTCAGCCGAAACGGCCTCTTCTCTGCACGCCGCCATGAACGAAAAACGAAAACTGGCCATAACCTCTTTTACTGTTACGCTGACTTATTATCTCTGTTACGTCCCCTTTTTAACGTTTGAGATATACATATCTTTTCAGTCCTATGCGGCTATTTTAGAAAACTACGAAGTATTGTATAAAGCTTATAGAATTGTAGGATTTATCATGTATGTTAACTCGTGCTTGAATCCGTTTTTCTATGGTTTTCAGAGCTCGAGTTATAGAAGACACTTCAAGAGAATATTTCTTAACATACAACCGATGGAAGGAATTAATATGTTTACCAGATAA